The following is a genomic window from Salinibacterium sp. UTAS2018.
TCAAAGTCATAAAAGTCGCGACCGGTGACGACGATCTCGCCTGCGACACTCACGCGCGTCTCGCCGCCATCGCGACCCGAGAGCACGCCGCACTCAATCTCGCGACCCGTCATCGCCTGCTCGACCAGAGCGGTGGAGTCTTCGGCAAAAGCGGTGGCGAAAGCAGCATCGAGTTCATCGCGGCTCGAGACCTTCGTCACGCCCACGGAGGAGCCAGCGCGGGCAGGCTTCACAAAGACGGGGAAACCGAGGCTGGATGCGCGCGTGCGCCAGACATCCGGAGTGCGTTGCCACTCGAGCGCCGACACAGTCACCCACGGTGCAACCGCGACGCCGGCGGCCTCAAGAGCGAGCTTCGTGAAGTGCTTGTTCATGCCCATGGCCGAGGCGAGCACGCCATTGCCCACGTAGGGCAAGCCGGAGAGCTCGACGAGGCCCTGAATGGTGCCGTCTTCGCCGAAAGGTCCGTGCAAGATGGGGAACACAATGTCGACCTCGCCGAGGATGCGGACGCTGCCGTCGGCATCCACCACGGTCATTTCGCGAGAGGTAGCCGAGTCGGGCCAGCGCACGCGCGTGCCGTTGTCAACGACCTCGGGCATCGCCTCGGAGTTGAGCGTGAAGGTCTCAGCGTTGTCAGGCTGCAGCGTGAAGGCGCCGTCACGAGTAATGCCGACGGGGATGACGGTGTACTTGTCGCGGTCAATTGCCGAGAGCACTCCCCCGGCAGTGGCGCAACTGATGCTGTGTTCTGACGAACGGCCGCCAAAGAGCAGCACCACTGTCACAGGACCGCTCACGGTTGGCGTGGGCTGGATCGTCATTATTTACTCCCCTTGAGGAAGATCGTCAGTGGTGAGATGCGGCGCAATATCGCGCGGGGCGAGCGTGCCTGCCAGAACTTCGGCGACCTGGCTCGCAATCGGCATATCCACGCCCTTCGAGAGCGCAAGTTCAAGAATCGGCGCCACGGACGATAGGCCCTCAGCGGTCTGGTTCATCTGCTTGATGACTTCAGAGAAGCTGTAGCCCTGGCCCAGAAGGCGACCGGCGGTGTTATTGCGCGAGAGCGATGACTCGCAGGTTGCGATGAGGTCACCGAGACCGGCGAGACCGGCGAGTGTTTCTGCGCGGGCACCGAAAGCGACCGAGAAGTCGGTCATTTCGGCAAGGCCACGCGTGATGATTGACGCCTTGGTGTTCTCGCCGTACCCCACACCATCCACAATTCCAATTGCGACAGCGATGAGGTTCTTGAGCACTCCGCCGAACTCGGTACCGATGACGTCGGTGTTCACGAACGAGCGGAAGTAACGGTTGCGCGCGGTTACCGCGACGGCGGTGGCTGTTTCGAGGCTGGCACTGCTCATGACGGCAGCGGTCGGCTGCTCTTTGGCGATTTCGAGCGCCAAGTTGGGGCCGGATGCCACGGCCACCCTGCTGGGGTCGATGCCCAGCTCTTGC
Proteins encoded in this region:
- a CDS encoding D-alanine--D-alanine ligase family protein codes for the protein MTIQPTPTVSGPVTVVLLFGGRSSEHSISCATAGGVLSAIDRDKYTVIPVGITRDGAFTLQPDNAETFTLNSEAMPEVVDNGTRVRWPDSATSREMTVVDADGSVRILGEVDIVFPILHGPFGEDGTIQGLVELSGLPYVGNGVLASAMGMNKHFTKLALEAAGVAVAPWVTVSALEWQRTPDVWRTRASSLGFPVFVKPARAGSSVGVTKVSSRDELDAAFATAFAEDSTALVEQAMTGREIECGVLSGRDGGETRVSVAGEIVVTGRDFYDFEAKYLDVAAAELICPAPLRDGELWQMQRTAARAFESIGGAGLARVDFFYDGIEFVVNEINTLPGFTPISMFPKCWAASGMSYPELIDELIELGLETVR
- a CDS encoding NAD(P)H-dependent glycerol-3-phosphate dehydrogenase is translated as MINDNAETPETPRRVAVLGAGSWGTTFSKILADGGNDVALWARRPELAREISQSKRNSDYLPGINLPRSLWASDKLPEVLDGAEQVYLSVPAQSLRENLRIVRELIPENAIIVSLMKGVEKGTGARMSEVILQELGIDPSRVAVASGPNLALEIAKEQPTAAVMSSASLETATAVAVTARNRYFRSFVNTDVIGTEFGGVLKNLIAVAIGIVDGVGYGENTKASIITRGLAEMTDFSVAFGARAETLAGLAGLGDLIATCESSLSRNNTAGRLLGQGYSFSEVIKQMNQTAEGLSSVAPILELALSKGVDMPIASQVAEVLAGTLAPRDIAPHLTTDDLPQGE